The nucleotide sequence CCTGCATCCCCAGGTCGGAAACGCGCTTGAATGCCTCGCTGGCGAAGAGCTTGAGGGTGGCGGCCTCGATCCGCCCCGCCTTCCCCTGCGACATCAGCCACGCGAAGCGGTAGACGTGGAGCCGGGCCGTGTCCACCAGCACGTGCATGTCGGCGAGCATGTGGGCCACCGCCTGGAAGCTCCCAATGGGCCGTCCGAACTGCCTCCGCTCCTTGGCGTAGGCGAGGGCCAGGTCGAACGCCGAGGCGGACATCCCCGTGCGCGCCGCCGCGAGGCACAGGCGCTCGCTCATGAGGTAGGCCATCACCCCATCCCAGCCGCGGTCCACCTCCCCGAGCACTTCATCCGCCCGCGCCTCCACACCGTCGTAGGTGACGATGGAGGTCCCCATAGCCCGGTGCCCGAGCAGCTTGAGCTTCTTCCACGAGATGCCGGGCCGGTCGGCGGGGATGACGAAGTTTGTGATCCCCTCGTGCTTCTGCTCTCCCCGCCGGGTGCGGGTCACGAGCAGGATGTGGGTGGCGACATCCATGCCCGAGGTGAAGTTCTTCGTTCCGCTGATCCGGAAACCGCTCCCGTTCCGGTCGGCGCTGGTGGAGACCGCCGCGGCGTCCGACCCCGCGTCAGTCCGAAGGCGAAATGGGCCTGGCCGCTCGCCGTGCGCGGGAGGATATCCCTTTTCTGCTCCTCGGTGCCGTTCAGGAGGATGGCCACCCCGCCGTGAGAGACGTTGCGGAAGATCCAGCTCCCCAGGTCGCCGTAGTGGTAGCCGGCCACCTCAAGGAGAATGGCCAGGTCGGTCATGCCCCTTCCCTGGCCGCCGTATTCTTCCGGGATGGCGAGGCCGATCCATCCGTCCTGGGCGAGGGCCTGGAACGCCTCGCGGGGGGCGCGCCCCTCCTGGTCGCAGGCCATGGCGTAATCCGGCGGGCAGACCCGGCCGAGAAGGTCGTGGAGGGTGCGGCGCATCAGCTCCTGTTCTTCGGAAAAGGCGAAATCCATGGAGGACCCTCCAGGGGTGTCCTGGTCCAGCGAATCTTCACTTTTCCAATCTGGCCATTTCTGTAGAGGGGGCGGACCTTTTGGCCCTCATGATGGCCTTCGGAAGAGTCCTGATTGTTGGACCTCAGGCGTTACCAAATACCTATAATATGAAGCCCTTTTACCCAAATGAGCCAAACCGTCTTGTTCAAAAACTCGACCGAACCGAGGGTGAAGTAGATTTCCCTGGTAATTCCCTGTTCCATATTTTGGATGAATTCCCTGAAACCCTTTAACCGCGGGCAAATTCGAGGGATTATGGCGATTTTAGTCCCTGAAAACGAAAAGAGTCCCTGTATCATGGACCGCGACAGGAAATACATTGATGGATTTCGAAGACTCCTGGAGGAATCCGGGGCGAATGTCCTTCGATTGCCGCCGCGATCGCCTAACCGGAACGCTTATGCCGAGCGATTCGTCCTATCGATCAAACAGGAGTGCTTCGAGCGGATGATATTTTTTTTGAAAAATCGCTCCCTCGAGCTGTTTCTACCTATGTGGCTCACTGTCACCGGGAGCGGAACCATCAGGGACTAAACAACAGCTTGATCGAACCAGAGAGAGACGCAGGAAAGAAAGGTGCCGCGGTTTTCTGTCGCGATCGGCTTGGAGGAATGTTCAGATACTATTGCCGAGAGACGGCATAGATTCGGATGAGTTTTTGAACAGGACGACCAGGACACCATGGACGGGTTTCCGGTAAGCGGAATCATGTGATCCAAGCAGTCCTGCCTGTATTTCTCAGGTCCGTGTTCTGGGATCCAGTGCGTCGCGCAAGCCGTCACCGAAAAGGTTGAAGCCAAGCACCGTTATCATGATCGCCAGTCCGGGCGCGAGGACGTTGAATGGTCTCTGGGCGAGAGAGGTCATATTCTGCTTCAGGTCAAAACCCCAGGAAGGCGTCGGCGGCTGAGAGCCCAATCCCAGAAACGATAGATTTGCCTCGACCAGGATGGCGAATGCAATGGAGATGGTGGCGGAAACGATCAGAGGGGCGAGGCAGTTCGGCAGGATATGTAGAAAGAGCAACCGAAAATCGGATGCCGAGATGCTTCGGGCCCCTTCGACGAACTCCCTCTCCTTCACCGCCAGAACGCTCCCCCGAACCACGCGAGCGAAGATGGGAATACGCACAATGGCCAAGGC is from bacterium and encodes:
- a CDS encoding acyl-CoA dehydrogenase family protein, whose amino-acid sequence is MDFAFSEEQELMRRTLHDLLGRVCPPDYAMACDQEGRAPREAFQALAQDGWIGLAIPEEYGGQGRGMTDLAILLEVAGYHYGDLGSWIFRNVSHGGVAILLNGTEEQKRDILPRTASGQAHFAFGLTRGRTPRRSPPAPTGTGAVSGSAERRTSPRAWMSPPTSCS
- a CDS encoding acyl-CoA dehydrogenase family protein: MGTSIVTYDGVEARADEVLGEVDRGWDGVMAYLMSERLCLAAARTGMSASAFDLALAYAKERRQFGRPIGSFQAVAHMLADMHVLVDTARLHVYRFAWLMSQGKAGRIEAATLKLFASEAFKRVSDLGMQVMGGYGYTTEYPMERHYRDARLATIGAGTSEIQRTIIAKALGL